The Anomaloglossus baeobatrachus isolate aAnoBae1 chromosome 7, aAnoBae1.hap1, whole genome shotgun sequence sequence cagccctaatcggactgagaaaacaatcgcagcatgctgcaggtgtaatgcgagactctctctcgcacccattcaagtgaatggggggcgagagaaaaaaaaaaaaaaaaaaaaaaaaaaaaaaaaaaaaaaatcgcactgcacttgcggtacaccagtgtactgccagtgcagtgcgagaatggcaatagccggctacgcaggagagagggagagaaatccctccctcccctcctcagtgctgcccccccccgcagctgaggtctgctcgcacgaacggacctccgttgcaaggacacacgcatgacactcggctcgtgctggcagtacagcagagccgagtgtcatgcaagtggatcgcagtagtccccgtgtggccccggccttagatgCAGCTGCACATTGTGCCAGAAGCAGCTCTGCATATTTCATGCAGCGCAGCACTGACCTAACAACCAAAAACAAAGTATCAGCCACctttaggccagggccacacggggcactagcgcaatgctcgcatgacactcggctcacgctggcagcacagcaggagccgagtgtcacttcAACCGTGCGAGCagaccggcactgaggaggggagggccagtgctgaggataggagggctggcacggaggaggggagggagggatttctctcccccgttgccagctattgccattctcaccctgcacttgtggtacaccggtgtaatgcgagtgcagtgcgatttttctctcgccccatacacttgaatgagtgcgagagaaaagagtctcgcattacaatcacagcatgctgcgattgttttctcggtccgattagggctgagaaaataaattgttcatgtgtgctgacacaggctaatattggtccgagtggaatgtgatgttttatcgcactctactcgcaccgattttctcagtgtggcttaggccttaagggcACTCTAATACGGATTGTCGTCGCATGAAACTCTTTCTGGGATGGCGGTTGATGTGGCTCCTGGTTAGCAAGCACACTATTGCTCTTTACTCTACATGCACTCTGTAAGAGCAGCTGGTCTTTATTTTAGCACCACTGCACAGGACGGGCCAATCAAGGGAAGGATTAATCGATCATGTGACCTGAAGATTCTTGCCTATTTGCCCCATCCGTTACAACAAAGGAGATCACTAGTGATGAGCTAACACTaccatcatgctcaggtgctccataTCTATAAAAAGCAGTCATACGCTCAGACAGGCTCAActcaagtactgagtataatggaagtcaatgggaaactggcaATTTTTCTGGAAAAAAGCATGAGGTTCCTGTTGACTTTCATTATGCTCCGTACTCGAGCACATCGGAGTGGCAGATCGAtggattcactcatcactagtgttgCTGATATTCATGTCAAGTAGTTAACAGTTCAAAATAAAATTGGAAGAAAAACTTTataaaactttttatttatttactttttttcttgctttttaagAACTCATTACTTTTAATAGATGCTCATAGAAAAGATTAAAGCATATCTTACTCGTATATAGCTTACATCGAGCATTTCACACATAGGAGTTTATCCAAATCCAACAGAAGAACATGTCTAGTCTCCTCTTAGGACACTTCTATATATAAACCTTTATTAACCCTTCTGACCTACAGATTTTGCAGAACGTGTAGCTGGGTTTAAGCATATTTACATAGGAGGGAACCATCAGTCCTCCCAGAATACTGTCCCACCAGAAACCGCCGTCCAGTGCTCCCTGGTGCAGGGTCCGCCGGCTTCTCCTCCATGTTACTTAATGCGGAACAGGACTTTGCGCTGAAGTCTATGTTGGATCTCACCGCGTCGCATCATAAGATGCAGAACCTTGTGAATCGCATGTTCTGGGTATTTCTAAAAAACAAAATCAAAACACTAAAGTTTGGCTGACGTTAATATTTCCCAACCAGGTTTTatgaccacagccgtctcctggtaTTGGTCCTTACATTTTCACTTTTGTGTCCCCATCATTCTCACCTGTTTAAGAAAGTCTTGGATGATGCTGTGTTCAGAAACCTGAGAGCCAATTGCAAACCTTCTCTTCAGCTGCTTCTCGATACGAGATAGCATTTCTTGGTCTTCTTGGGTGGTGAACCCTTCCACGCCTGAAAGGAGGCGGCGGTGTGGACAATTAGTATAGCATTACATATGGCCGACAACTGCTGTGTAGCTAGATGTGAGAGttaatgagcgagtttcgaaatactcggattcacgATACTCATAACGTATATCACGAATCCGAGTATTTAGAAACGCGCTCATCATTAGTGAGAGTAAATCTCACTTTACACTTACCGGAAAGACTTCCTGACATGGCGGCATCCAGGGTGGACACCTGGAACAAGCGCAGCGCCTCTTCAACATCAGTCTCCGTGGCAAAGGGCTGCAATTTCATCTTGCTGAGAGATTCGGAGATTCGGACGATGGCTTCCAATTGTCTGCAAATTAAATCACTGAGAATAAATATTTCACATAGTAATACTTCTACTTTTCTGAAGACTTGAGGGGCACAAGGCATGCAGAACagaagtgaaaaagaaaaaaaaagaaaaaaaagaaaagaaagtagtaatcattatatacacacacacacacacacaccatctataggtaggtgtgtgtgtgtatgtgtaatttatattatatattatacatacacacagttatatctaattatatctatatatctaattTTTATCTGCAGAACGAATTGCCACATTGCCTGTCCCAATTTCCTAATggaccattttttattttattttgcagtGTGTGGATGAGATTTGTTACGATCGCTGCTACTATAGTGCTGCAGATGGTGGATTATATTGCAGACGGTCCATCTACGGAGTGAATATTCACttaaggccccatacacattagatggctgtcggctAAACGCCATCTTGGCCGTCTCTTCCATATGAGTTCATCCAAGGGCTCGCTCTGAGAAAGCCGCAGACAgacatctgtctgtgacttctctCTGGGAGAACAAAGCAAATCAGAAGTCCGATTGACATCCCCCGTGACAATCTGTGGTCTGCTGCCCCCGTACATGTCAGCAGgggacagtctaatgtgtatgggggcttaacTTTTGTAACAAAGACAAGCAGCGTTACACAATTAGCTTGACTGGCATGCACGCGAGACCTATtcctgcaatgataatctcctgttcaTAAAACacagattgtattgaaactacagcacaaagCCTTATAAGTGACATCCCTGTAGGCTCTTATGCCCTgtattatgctgccctcagattatatagcaaaaacctgctgacagattcctttcagTGCGAGTGGACATCAATACAAATAATGCAACGTATGTGCAGCCGGAAACTCTAAACACTGAATCATAgactggtagagttggaagggaccccaAGGGCCatagggtccaaccccctgcaagtgcatgttttcctaaattatcccagctaGCAAAGATTTCCTtcctagaatattgtatatatacTCGTAAGCAACATAATAGACTTGTGTTCACACCTGACAGTTATGGGAATACTGGATCTCTTCTCGCTCTCCCTCTCATGGTCTCGGGCTCCGCTACGCATGAGGACATAACGATTTTTCAGCTTCTCAGCTGCTTCCACTGACAGACGTGGTCCACATTTACTATACACAGAGACATATAAAAATACAAAGTAAAAACATGGAAGTCTTAAAGTTGCATGAAACGGCAGCAGACAGGGCTTTACTTACGTTCTGCAGTAAGCAATGTATTTCTTCAGGGTATTAAGATCCACCTCTCCCTCTACAGATTGGGTCTGCGTCCGGGCACTAAGATGGACGTTCATCACGTGTTTAGCGAGGGTCTGAGGAGGACAAAAAGTGgaaaaaataaacatatgtataaaaGTTTGCCATAACTAGAGCACAGGGAACTGTAGAACGTGTGAAGACCTCTAATCTCCATTACTGATACTGTGCGCAATATACACAATGTTTAGAGTATATTCTCACCATATCCCTCTGCTCATTGTGTTCATCCTTGACAATGAAGATCATGTCGAATCTTGATAAGATGGTGGGCATGAAGTCAATGTTCTCCTCGCCCTTGGTATCGTCCCACCGGCCGTACACTGAATTGGCAGCGGCGAGCACCGAGCAGCGGGAGTTCAGGGTGGTTGTGATGCCGGCTTTTGCAATGGATATAGTCTGCTGCTCCATAGCCTCATGGATGGCGACCCTGTCATCCTCCCGCATCTGCAAGTTTGATTTAATAAATAGGACTAAGATTAAGTCATCCTGAATGCTTCTGTGTGTAATTATATTCACAAAAGTTACCTTATCAAATTCATCAATGCAAACGACTCCTCCGTCTGCCAACACCATGGCTCCTCCCTCCATAATGAAGTTACGGGACACCGGATCCCTCATGACCGAAGCGGTCAAACCAGCCGCACTGCTCCCCTTACCAGAGGTATAAACCTGCAATAATGGAGCAGAATTAGCAGCAGATATGACTAGGATACGTCTTGTGTGTATATACGGTGTAGAGGGAACACAGTATACACTCCGCTCTTACCCCAATGGGGGAGCACCTCTCCACAAACTTCAGAAGCTGAGACTTAGCGGTACCGGGGTCTCCCAACATCAGCAGGTTAATGTCTCCTCTCCGAGTTAGTCCATCTGGAAGCCTGaataggaaaaaatgaaaaaacattgtGTCCTATAAATACCgtctttttccaaaaataagacccagTCATACTTTCTATGCCCCGAaacaagcactagggcttattttcggggtaggtctttttcttggagaaacatggttgggggctgATTACCTAGGACAAATCTATGATGTGTGAACGTGTATTGGGGGGTGAGGAGCTGAGGCAGTTCCATAGATGGGAAGGGGTGTCAATTGAGTTAGCTGAGCTCAGATTGCAGTTTAAAGGGGCTGTCAGTGCAGAGGACTGCTCAAAGTACAGGCACTTGGTGCACTGtggcggggccaaacatttaaATACTCCTTCCCATCTGCTTATTTTACCTCTAAATCTGGCTTCATAGAGCTGGAGAAAAGCAGATCTATCAAAGaataggggggagggggaaggaaatcgagggaaaacaagcaggtgagaaGGTGCACTTAAGTGTTTGTCCCCACCATGATGCTCTGAGAGCCTGTGCTTGGACTGAACAGTCATTCTGTCCTGACAGTCCCTTTAACCATtaagatgctgctgtcaatctccaaCAGACATTTAAAGGGTGGATAACTAGTAGAGTAGGGGGGCTGATGCATTACCATGGCAGCTGAGAACCTTCTAAAAAGATGCTTGCAGCTGTCATCTTTGTACACCTATGATGCTTAGCCTTAAAGGgttactcccatctccaagatgtattattagtattatttttattaataatagcaaatacctctaattagaaatgtagtacagttcttctaattcactatgtcggttacctcatgtgcagggcattgcaggatcttacGTATGCATGGTTATGATCACGAGCagctgactatatgcgtggtcgtaaccatggatacctaagatcctgcaatgccctgaacatgaaaaGCTACATAGTGAACTAGGAGAACtacacatttctaattggaggtatttgctaatattattacacctactacgattggatcttggagatggtTATAACCCTTTAGGCCGAGCTCTATAGAGTACAGTATATAGTTAAAACAATACTGAAATGACAGCCCCAGTGAGCCCCAATTGGCTCAGACAAAATGTAATCCTGTAATTGGAACATTTTACACAAACGCAGCACCAAGTACTTAACAGTACACGACATGTACCTTTTACGGGATCCTCCGAAGAGTAGACAAGCAATCGCCTTTTTTATGTCAGTGCTGCCATAAATTGACGGAGCAATACTTTTAGCAATAGTTTCATAAATGTCGGGTTTAGAAGCGAGACGCCTGAAATCCTCCTCTTCTTGAGGCGTTACAGCACAAGCTGCACTCCTTCCTATGGAAAATAAAATGAAGGTCAGCTTCTGCACTTTCGATCATGTACAGTGAGGCGTCCATCCGGCTTCTGAGGCGCACTAACACTGCCGGCATCAGCCACGAGCACACACCAAATTTATAGGAGCTGTGATGACGCCAGCTCGCGGAAATAATGTTATCACGGCCACAGGGGTGTGGTGATATGGAAAAAGGGCCAACTGGTCAGAGGAAATAACGCTCCTGGGAGGGAATTTTGGCACACACGTGAATGCTGCTGGATTGGAAAGCATAggggacctgaccggttccctttatatGGATACTGAAGCCCCTCCCCCCCGCTTTGTTGCCTTAGACCAGCACCCGATCACTCACCTGTGCCTTCTGTATCTACTTGGATACCCACAACACGGATATAGGAGCTCCGGATACCCACTCCTACTCTGTCACGGCCTTTGGTGGACGTTTTGCCAATTTTACGAATGGAATAAATGCCCATAATGGTCACTCTATTCCCCGGAACAACTTTGTCGCAGAGATACCTAGAGAAAATCTGAAGTGAGCGGTTTTTTCATAGAAAGACACAAAGTAATATCAGCATGAGGAACCAGGAGGGGAAAAAATTTTAGGGTTTCCTAGAAAGTGGAGCTCACCTGTCACAGTACAGCTGCATATGGCGGGGCAGCTCCCCATGGGGCACGGCATCTGGAGACTCCTGAAGTTTTAGTGTCTGGAAATCCACACATTTACATTTGTCAGGTATAATGTAGTATGGATCCAGAGGACACTTGGGCCGACCTGCCTGCTCGCTGTGGGCGATAGAAAGGGAATGTATGAGGATTTATGAGTAGCGGTACATGAGAGGAGACACCATATATGATGAAACCATGTGCATGCTGAACATACGTGTTGCACTTTCGTGGCATGGCGTAACCCTCCAATCCGGGTCGCACAGGAATGTTACTGATCGTGTTCCTGCAGCTGCGGCATTGGATGGAGATCTTTATAGCCTTGGCTCTCACGGCTGTAGCAGCGATGATGATACCAGGGATCTTCACAAGGTGAGACATCTGCTCCGACTGCAGAAGACAAATAAAACCCAGTGAAGTGGAGACGCTGGAAAATCTTAGACCTTTTCTCCACTTAAAAATTAATCTGTACATCCATGAAAGGGTCCACACGTGAGGTGCGGGCTCAGGAGCCGAGGCTGCACCATAGGCAGCAGATTCTAGCTGTGTTATACAGTCAGCATCTGCCTGTAACAGCAAAAAACTTAAAAGGTGTGTGAGAGAGAGGCAGGcacagaggcaggcacagaggcaggcacagaggcaggcacagaggcaggcacagaggcaggcacagaggcaGGCACAATTATATATTATACATCCTATCAAGAAGTGaatgaaagaaggaaaaaaaaaaaacgctatcTAGGAAAACTTCGCAGTGCAGCCATAACAAAAGGCTAAAGGTCACCAGTATTAATACCTTCAGGCTCCGGATGTTTGCAGGATTGGCGTCAGAACGCAGCATGACCTGGATCTCTTGCACAGCTTCTTCACCGGCCGGACGTGGACGGGTCACCTCATCGGCCACCTCCTGCGCAGCTTCCTCCAGCTAAAGAACACATGGCATTGAGAATGTAGCACGTCACAAGACGTCATGCCTGATAAGTATTGGAGCTCCCGCTGGTCGGGGAATCAGTACCCCATCATTCATTACTAAGGAGTTTGCTGTACACGACAATAATAAGACGTTACTCACCAGCTGAAGGTGTTCTGTCGGCTGCTTATATAGATAATCTGCAATTTCCTCATCAAAACTGGCCAGATCTTCCATCTCCACCTCAATCCAGTACTCTCCGAGGTTATAATGTCGCTTGAGTTCATCTCTGAAATCAAAGAGCAGCAGTTACGATACACCAAGGTGACAAGACAGCCCTGCCGAATAGCAAATCACCAGCAAACCCACTATACGAGGATCGCGGGCAGTGTGGCCATTGCGGTCTGTATGGACTGTGGAGATACGCCGGTCTGTCCTGGCCTAGAGCTCAGTTTACAACACATTTGGCGCATCCATGAAAAGAGGGTGCAATGCTGCACT is a genomic window containing:
- the MCM5 gene encoding DNA replication licensing factor MCM5 → MSGFDDAGVFYSDSFGGEQQQTGDEGQAKKSQVKKRFKEFLRQYRYGTDRTGFTYKYRDELKRHYNLGEYWIEVEMEDLASFDEEIADYLYKQPTEHLQLLEEAAQEVADEVTRPRPAGEEAVQEIQVMLRSDANPANIRSLKSEQMSHLVKIPGIIIAATAVRAKAIKISIQCRSCRNTISNIPVRPGLEGYAMPRKCNTEQAGRPKCPLDPYYIIPDKCKCVDFQTLKLQESPDAVPHGELPRHMQLYCDRYLCDKVVPGNRVTIMGIYSIRKIGKTSTKGRDRVGVGIRSSYIRVVGIQVDTEGTGRSAACAVTPQEEEDFRRLASKPDIYETIAKSIAPSIYGSTDIKKAIACLLFGGSRKRLPDGLTRRGDINLLMLGDPGTAKSQLLKFVERCSPIGVYTSGKGSSAAGLTASVMRDPVSRNFIMEGGAMVLADGGVVCIDEFDKMREDDRVAIHEAMEQQTISIAKAGITTTLNSRCSVLAAANSVYGRWDDTKGEENIDFMPTILSRFDMIFIVKDEHNEQRDMTLAKHVMNVHLSARTQTQSVEGEVDLNTLKKYIAYCRTKCGPRLSVEAAEKLKNRYVLMRSGARDHERESEKRSSIPITVRQLEAIVRISESLSKMKLQPFATETDVEEALRLFQVSTLDAAMSGSLSGVEGFTTQEDQEMLSRIEKQLKRRFAIGSQVSEHSIIQDFLKQKYPEHAIHKVLHLMMRRGEIQHRLQRKVLFRIK